A stretch of Sinimarinibacterium sp. NLF-5-8 DNA encodes these proteins:
- a CDS encoding ATP-binding protein: MSERKPWAFYGRRLELKQLQRILERKRWFFLQISGRRRIGKTALIQQALKAVGVTKTLYIQIPDSDSAGVVAACNGYLETFGLAQRITSLAELAALVGQLATQGYVIALDEFQYFHRKHLFDFCSLLQAEVDRLGAQAQNVQGGLIVLGSLHAEMAALLEDRSAPLFNRLTDVLQLDHMDTASVLEMLRTHADDDPYRLLFFWNLFEGVPKFYRDAYEQGVMDADRRSVLERLFFASSSPLRNEADNWFLRELRGRYDMLLQYLAAHPGCTNAEIEAELTQLSGPGEGKQVGGHLKILAGRYRMIERRLPILAPARARSGRYYIRDNFLRAWLFALQRPVSAVAFRPLSELIQQADDRLQETEGHALEALVAQLYEERSRQGLGDFALTQRINGYWDRSDVEIDLVAIDENNRRIRFGSCKRNPQRLMASLPNLRQYAQRFLDTHRHLSHWQIEYVAIAPSISPTLRRQLQQQQAIPQDLPQLIQGLNA; the protein is encoded by the coding sequence ATGTCTGAGCGTAAGCCGTGGGCTTTTTATGGGCGCCGTTTGGAACTGAAACAGTTGCAGCGCATTCTTGAGCGCAAGCGCTGGTTCTTTTTACAAATATCGGGGCGGCGTCGAATCGGTAAGACGGCTTTAATTCAACAAGCGTTAAAGGCTGTGGGCGTTACCAAAACGCTCTACATTCAGATCCCTGACTCTGACTCCGCCGGCGTTGTTGCTGCGTGCAACGGCTACCTGGAGACTTTTGGCCTGGCTCAGCGCATCACCAGCCTTGCAGAGTTAGCGGCGCTGGTGGGTCAACTTGCCACACAGGGCTACGTCATTGCACTGGATGAGTTCCAATACTTTCACCGCAAGCACCTGTTTGACTTTTGCTCCTTGCTCCAGGCCGAGGTTGATCGTCTTGGCGCGCAGGCGCAAAACGTTCAAGGCGGACTGATTGTGCTGGGCTCTTTGCATGCCGAAATGGCTGCTCTTTTAGAAGACCGCAGCGCTCCGCTATTCAACCGGCTCACTGACGTATTGCAGCTTGATCACATGGACACCGCATCTGTGCTTGAAATGCTGCGCACTCATGCTGATGACGACCCCTACCGGCTATTGTTTTTTTGGAACCTGTTTGAAGGCGTGCCCAAGTTTTATCGCGATGCCTACGAACAAGGCGTTATGGATGCCGATCGGCGCAGTGTCTTGGAACGCCTCTTTTTTGCCAGCTCTTCACCGCTGCGCAATGAAGCCGATAACTGGTTTTTACGCGAGCTGCGTGGCCGTTACGACATGCTCTTGCAATATCTGGCCGCACACCCTGGCTGTACCAATGCAGAAATTGAAGCCGAACTGACCCAGCTTTCTGGACCCGGTGAAGGTAAGCAGGTTGGCGGACACCTCAAAATCCTTGCCGGACGCTACCGTATGATTGAGCGACGGCTTCCCATTCTTGCCCCAGCGCGCGCGCGCAGTGGCCGCTACTACATTCGCGACAACTTCCTTCGTGCGTGGCTCTTTGCGCTACAGCGCCCCGTATCTGCCGTGGCCTTTCGTCCATTGTCTGAACTGATACAGCAAGCTGATGATCGCCTACAAGAAACAGAAGGCCATGCGCTAGAGGCTTTGGTTGCCCAGCTTTATGAAGAGCGCAGCCGCCAGGGACTGGGTGACTTTGCACTCACCCAGCGGATCAACGGCTACTGGGATCGAAGCGATGTTGAAATAGATTTGGTAGCCATTGACGAAAACAACCGGCGGATTCGCTTTGGCAGCTGCAAACGCAATCCCCAGCGGCTGATGGCATCCCTTCCAAACCTGCGCCAATACGCACAGCGTTTTTTGGACACCCATCGTCATTTATCCCATTGGCAGATTGAATATGTGGCGATTGCACCCAGCATCTCACCCACTCTTCGTCGCCAGCTACAGCAGCAACAAGCCATACCGCAAGACCTGCCGCAGCTTATTCAGGGGCTAAACGCATGA